The Eriocheir sinensis breed Jianghai 21 chromosome 9, ASM2467909v1, whole genome shotgun sequence genomic sequence cactgatgggattggatgagcatcgggcagaagacagtagaatggaggagagccataaagcgtcttAAGTATGGGGGATTATCGTATGTGTCTTAAGTATGGGGGATTATTGTATGTGTCTTAAGTATGGGGGATTACTGTATGTGTCTTAAGTATGTGGGATTATTGTATGTGTCTTAAGTATGTGGGATTATTGTATGTGTCTTAAGTATGTGGGATTATTGTATGTGTCTTCTTAAGTATGGGGGACTGTATGTGTCTTAGTATGGGGGATTGCATGTGTATTCTTAAGTATGGGTGACTTTTTATGTATGCTTAATTTTGACAGTCTAAGCTTTAATGATACGGTGTTCTGGACCATGTAGAGGAGAGGGATATTGTTCCAAGTGACCATTTGCTTGTCGTTTTATATAGTAGGATAATTTAAGGGGTTTCCAAGTGACcatttgttcttttttatatagTAGGATAATTTAAGGGTTTTTCAAGTGACCATTTGTTCGTCTTTTATATAGTAGGATAATTTAAGGGGTTTTCAAGCGaccatttgttctttttttatatagtagGATAATTTAAGGGGTTTTCAAGTGACcatttgttcttttttatatagTAGGATAATTTAAGGGGTTTCCAAGTGAccatattttcgtcttttttatatAGTAGGATAATTTAAGGGATTTAGGGAATGGTGTGAGTTTAATTTAGGGGAACGTGAAtccaaagtaaaaaaaagtaataatgataataataataataataataattaggatAGGGATAAGAATAATAAGCATAGGTGAATGAAAAGTAGCTAATCGTTATATTGCATCATACGATATTTTAAGTCAACGTTTTCACCCATAAGCTGCCGGAtaactatgtacaaaaaataaataaacggggAAAActgagacacaaacaaacaaacaaacaaacaagtgcaTAAATTATAAGTTGCACGTGGTTAAAAGTGgtcaattcccttttttttttaattaagaatGACTGTGGTAgatgtatggagggagggagaaggtcatgtggaggaaagaaagagaggaaggaaggaagggagatggtggttgggggaggggagggatgaggggaggaaaaggaaggagagagggaagtagaagaaaaggcgagttgtggaggaagaaaggaagaaaggaggtagaagaTACGAATTTGAcagggaaaatagaaaaacagaaacgagtgaagagaaaaaaagttaaatgagattgtggagggagggagggagtggcaggAGTGGAGATGAtggttgagggaggaaaggaaggaaggaagggaggggaaggataagggagggaaaggaagaatgggaatggaggagtaggaggaagctgaagaaatggaaaattgtgaatgaagaaaggaaggaattaaggaggtAGAAAAtacgaatgagagaaaaaatagaggaaaagagaaagagaagaaaaaataagataggAGAATGGAAAGTtgtggatgaagagaggaaaaaaggaggtagaaaatacgaatgaaagagagaaaggaaggggagggcgaagaaaagaggagtggaagagaatgaggaggaaaaagtaggggAATGGAGAGCtctggataaagagaggaggtagaaggcatgaatgagaagaaaaaatggagaaagaggaatgaaaaagaaaaaaaacgaaagaaaagagagacgaatgagaaagaaagaaaaaaaaaacgaaagagaatgaatgagaagaaagagaggattgagaaagaaaaaaaggagaaaaaaaaaaacgagagagagagagagagagagagagagagagagagagaattaccctCCCCTCAATCTCTCCTCCATCACACTCCTGCGCCCTCTCTGCGCCGcgttgtctccctctccctcttcctcttcctcctcttcgtcaatcACCCCCGCGTTCAGTTGCCCCTCTTCTGCGTCAACCACATtcggctcctcctcttccttttcgtttctctccttATTATCAGCTTCTTGGGggactctttcctcttcctcttgttgctcttgtttttcttcctcgttagcttcgttcctcttttcttcctgtaaTGACAGGGTTCGTTTAGGCTATGTAGTTGTGTAGTTCTCATTTTCTTAACTTTGCAATAGAGAAAATGGAGTTATATATTCTATGGAGCACTtgactatatatataaaagacacttcctatcattttcctcacgtttcttccttcttgtcttcccattttcttttcttcaatagGGAACTGatgtagggtaaggtggggtaagatgccccccttggttttgtctttctttcttttctcaagcagtcacatgatcaagtaggcaacgccaactctgtgctcacaggaactactggagtaaacaatgcacacttgctctggccacaagggaacatttcttctttttgactaatttcttgtaagttttcagtgattttaatgatacctaattaacgacaaagaactgtagagttagcctgatagctatggatacttgctctaagatgtctagaccatattgcatgtgattatactctgcctacttacttgtaggaaagatggtgacattttgtgtatatatgagttgccagggtaagaggTCCCCTGTGCCattggggtaagttgcccacagggaggccttttaccccacatgtggggttATCTTGTGTAATTATCTCAGAGCTCTCATGTTTTATCAGCAACTCATCCATTatcatcaaaaagaaaaaaaacatctccaGCTTTGTCTGATGAGGATGAatggccttgtttggtgtgtggggagccatttgctaatagcagaccttcagaaaaatggctccaatgtcggggttgtagaaattggtcacatgcagaatgcacaactggagtaggcctagatctgtatgtaagtcaaaactgcgagtctggttagacattacagtattgctataaataaaaaaatagcaatactgtaatgcctaatcagacttgCAGTTTTGACATctatacagatctaggcctactccagttgtgcattctgcatgtttaagttttgaaaggcatccataagtgaacacttttgagtttgaggctataaggaagttggtgtttttaactgtttcagatatcaatattcaacagaaaggacatattttatcaaattaattgaatatttagttccatatatttttcatgaaagtagatgttccttttgttacaaaaattcagaagaaagggaagctagtctaatattactagtctaaaagaaggggataccttttagaaaattaattaattgtttagttttacattctgttcattaggagaTACAAATTTGACTCAGTTCCTACATTTCACATTAAGAGAGATTTAAAGgctatagttttcaaaaagggaatacattttatatttttataatgtgaaaaaatgttTTCCTTATGTgtctgtgagttttattattgtaaaccaGAGTGGGGTAAAATGCCTACCCagggggcttcttaccccacatgcggggtaagaagccccctttattattttttttttaaattgtcatgataataaagtcaaaatcataatgagtggatataatatattccatagataggccttagcctaagctttcaacagaactttttttcaaaattctattgcaaaaaatgtgcCTACAACTGCCAATCTCccttaaggggggcaacttaccccaccttaccctaataTATTCTATGGAGCACTtgactatatatataaaagaacacttcctatcattttcctctcgtttcttccttcttgtcttcccatttttttttcttcaataggGAAATGATGTAATATATTCTATGGAGCACTTGACtatttatataaaaaacactcatcaatttcccctcgtttcttccttcttgtcttcccattttcttttcttctcttcctccgccttcaaAAAGTCTTCTGACATCAATTTGTTATTTCCACTTGCGTAAACTGTCATTACAGCACTGAATCTGTATTTATTTCACTCTTTTTAATCTATATAATCACTAATTACCATACTAACTCATTATTCGGGTTGGGAATGGACTGGCAgacaccttccttctcttctctcctgacCTATTTTTTTTGTAGTAATAAGTATCATCAATCAGTCAGTTTAACAAAAGGATGTTATCATATACCTGTTCAGAAGGTTTCGTCTCGGCGGCGGGACTGTTCTCCTTTTTGGGTTCCTCGCGAGCTGTTACCTCTGCCtttttctcctccgccttctctgtCACTTGACCCGCCTCCCTCTTCACCACTACCCCGGGCTTCTGTACCCTCGCCTGCAATAGTTCTGCCTGCAATTCCTTCGCCCTCGTTGCTGACGCGTCCGCTATTTTCTTCAGGTTCTCATTTGCCGTATGCAGTTCGTTCAGTTTACTGTCTGTTTTTTCGTAAAGGTCCTGGTATTTCTTTCGCTCCTCGGCCACTTTCACAATCTCTTGCTCCTTCACCGCCACCGCGCTGTTCGCCACCGTGAGCTGCCGTTTGAGCTCCTCGACTTGGTATGAGAGGTCGTTGTTGGTGTCAGTCATTTGGGCTCGCAGCTTCCCGCTCTCCCTTACGCACTCCTGgatgggtggaggagagaagggactgCGTGTGGTTGAGTgcgaaggggagagggatgaggaggagagtgaagggaagggagggaaaaggggagaataaggaagaaggggagagggataaggaggagagtgaagggaagggagggaaaaggggagaataaggaagaaggtgagagggataaagagggaaagaagggaagggaagggagggaaaaggggagaataaggaagaagagtgagagggatgaggaggaaagggaagggaagagagggaaaaggggagaataaggaagaaggggagagatataaggaggaaagaagggaagggaagggagggaaaaggggagaataaggaagaaggggagagagataaggagggaaagaagggaagggaagggagggaaaaggggagaataaggaagaaggggagagggataaggagggaaaggaagggaagggaagggaggaagaataagactACATAATATACAATACTTTTTACATCgatggaaacagctcaaaggtataaagaaacagaaaaacaaaagcccgccaaAAAAAAGGGGGTTCGTCAAGAAAAATCATATAATAActtagtgaaagaagaggaaaaagtaccgTAGAGAAGGATATACTAAAATAAAAGCTATCTGGCGTTCGAGTATCCTTCACGGCGTTCGAGTCTGTACTTACTCTCCATTTGATCTCGACACTCCCCCtgtcctccgcttccttccttatcctctggTCCAGCGCCAAGTTCTTCTCCCTAAAGGCGTCCAATTCCGCCACCCTGTTAGaagataagaacgtaaggagtctgcaagaggaaggGTGTTTTTGCCCCAGTGTTTGTGTTTAGGGTTTCGTTTCGTTAGTGAGGTTAGTTATAGAGGAAAActtatttatctcctttcctgtctttcacTATCATTATCTCGTGCTATCTTAAccgccaccttctctctctctctctctctctctctctctctctctctctctctctctctctctctctctctctctctctttcctctatataccttttttctccatttttcccttatttctctctccctcccctcctccaaccctcattcctctctctcttcacttttctctctatattccttttgtctcttttctcttttcctctctccttcatttttcccttgtttctctctctctctctccgtcccctcCCCaaccctcatccttcctctctctttcagcaCCCACGAAATGACAGGACGGAAGGAGACACTCACAGCCGCTTCTTCTCGTTCATTTGCATCCCCAGGTTCTCGCTCAGGTTGTGGAACTTGACCACCACAAGACACACGACCATCACGACCAGGACGGGAATGCAGGCCATGTAGTTAGCCATGGCAGAACGACGCGCCGCCCCTGTAAAAGGTGAGGTGTTGGTTAGAGTGTGTGGTTCGTGAAGAGGAGGTATATGCTTGTGGGGTAATGACAGGGTGGCTTGACAGAGAGGATTTATAGGGATCGCAAAAGGTTTAAGGGcactgatttttttgttttttttgttttgagagacttacacacagacacagacaaaaggCACTGCTaattttttttgtggttttgagagacacacacacagacacagacaaaaagacagacgacGTTAAGAGATGGAACAAAGACatggacagacaaagacacacagacagacgataTTATAAGAGATGAAagcaagacagacacagacaggcgaAAAGACGGACGATGGAACAAAgacatggacagacagacagacacacagacaaacggacggtataagagatgaaagaatgacagacacagacaggcgaAAAGACAGACGACATAGATGAAAACTAGacacagacaggcggacagacaaacagacagacggcgTAACAGATAATgggatgacagacagacagacaagagacagaagacaggtagacagacagacgacgTAAGAGATgaaagcaagacagacagacagacagacggacagacagacgttgggaaaggccgcTCTTTGCACTTATCACATGtgcacttatcctcctcctcctcctcctcctgcaccaccaccaccaccaccaccaccactactactaccaccaccaccactactactactactaccactaccactactaccaccactaccactactaccactactatttctcAAACCTTCACTTAACTTTGTGTCTCCTGAAGGGGTGACAGAACCTCCCTCCCACGTGACTCAACAACGACTGATCGgggattgcacacacacacacacacacacacacactttatcaatGATCAAGTACGATAAGGATAACAGCAAAAATGtttatcacgagagagagagagagagagagagagagagagagagagagagagagatatgatgtGGCAAATGAAGAGGTGATGTGACGTGATGTGACTTTAGATGTGTTAGTGTGGACATGTGGATTAGGGATGTGGCTATTGGTGGAGATTCAAGTGATGTAGATGAGATTAGTTGTGGAGCTTGATTTGACAGAGCTCcatctcctccacacacacatacacaatagaATCCACTTTATAAGACATCTAATTCCACTAACGTAACCCTGACCACGCTATCACCTTCACTAATTGATGTATTACCTTgtttcatcaccactaacatcaccaccacatcactacCAACTTCAATGATCGTCgaattcactcccttccttcgcctctcccttaaccctccctctcttcctctgcccTTTTTCTTACCtgcccattcctcttctctccttcttcctcttccctctttcttacctaCCCATTCCTCTACTCTCTTTCTTACCtacccattcctcttctctccttcttcctcttccctctttcttacctacccattcctctttcctccttcttcctcttccctctttcttacctacccattcctctttcctccttcttccttttccctctttcttgcctacccattcctcttccctccttcttcctcttccccgtctTTCTTacctttaacctcctttttttctatcagccttacctcccctcttcctcttccttcttttttttcatattctctcttacctctccttctctttttcacacTATGGTCTGTGGTCTGAGTGTGTcttactctcttccctttccttactaaaCTGATTCttctttcaccatcaccactaccatcaccatcacaaccacaaccgATAACAACTTCAATGATCATCTTACGTTTCATTTTTCCACCACGCactgcaccaccgccaccactactactaccaccaccaccactatcatcaccaccaccaccaccacctctgcttaTCTCTCTCGCCTTTCAATCATTTCTGGTACTATCTCGTTCACATGGTACCGGTAACTACTTACACTAACTTCCCTCTACTAACCACTGCCTACCTACTCACTGATCTTTCTCACTACTCTACCTAACGATCACTTTTTGTCAGTATCGTTCAATTACAGTAACTATTAACACTGCCTCCACAGCTAAATACCAATTCTCACCTTTGTTAATTAAGTCTTACCTGGTTTTAACTTTTTACAACTATAGCTATACTGATTTGAACTCCTTACCATAACTACCCAACGATCACCTTTTGACAATATCGTTCAATTACAGTAACTATTAACACTGCCTCCACAGCTAAACACCAATTCTCACCTTTGTTAATTAAGTCTTACCTGGTTTTAAGTTTTTACCTCATTTCCATCACTTCTCTGGCGGCTTCATCGGTCATCTATACTTCCATTTCTCACTAAGTCATATATCACcttatttttttagctttttctttgCATCTCTTTTCTAACAGGCATCGTTCATATAACTAACTATCTACTAACGTTGCTCTACTAATACTACATTTCTTCTACGATATTTTACCCTTTCATTACTTTCTGGGAGCTTCATTAATTACTATGTCACTTACTCGGAGGTTTGCGGACGGAGAGGACGGTGTGTTGCGTGtcggcggtggtggaggcgacggaggaggagaggaaagcaaggaggtggaggacgaggagaaggaggaagtggagatgacaAATATGCGACAGTGGAAGCGGAGGATGTGATGGCGGTGGAATGAACGGACAGACTCGAATGCGTggcaaaagagggagggagggagagagggagggagggaggtgcatATCTCTCTCCTGTTGCTAGTTGTCAGCGAGGCGTAAGCTTAtctacccctccttcctctctcctcctcctcctcctcctcctctgaatggGACAGGTAAATACACTAAAATACCTATTCCGAGTCATTAATTACAGGTGTGGTCAGTTCATAATAGGTTtttgaacaggtgtgtgtgtgtgtgtgtgtgtgtgtgtgtgtgtgtgtgtgtgtgtgtgtgtgtgtgtgtgtgtgtgtgtgtgtgtgtgtgtgtgtgtgtgtgtgtgtgtgtgtgtcgcgcagGTGTTGAGTATGTAGGCAGGTGTTGTATGCGTGTGCGGTTGAAGAGAcgtgataaacacacacacacacacacagataaatatagtgtgtgtgtgtgtgtgtgtgtgtgtgtgtgtgtgtgtgtgtgtgtgtgtgtgtgtgtacatttctaCGTGTCACCACAAACATCTGTCAgtatccctcccattccttccttcccttcccctcttccttccttccccccctcgtgACCACTTAACACGGCTGACATTGACTCTcttttccctctgtttccctttccccctttctctttccttcttcctctccccaccgTCCATATGAGCAAGATATACAGCACATGCAATACGTAAAATACATAGCCTTCAGTGAATACAACAGACGTGAAAGCCATAATCTTGGatcattcttaaacatttcaacgcAAAAGAACACATTTGAAAAGGGTTTGGCAGGTGTTGAGGGTATATCTGAAAAGGGTTtggtaggagttgagggcattttcaggggtagttttatgaccctagtggtagtttgagcctccttctgtaccgtgaacctaaaataacacaataagaacccgactgatctccttttttggccttgGGAAAGAGTTGATTTGAGAACCGAATACGTCTTGACATTACAGATCCATACAggacatttaacaaggctttcgttggggttatgagcatttccaggggtagttttatgacttctgtaccatgaacctaaaatgacACTcaataagaacccgactgatctttttttGGCTTTTGGATATAATTGATTTGAGAACCGAATACGTCTTGACAATACCGATCCATACAggacatttaacaaggctttcgttggggttatgagcatttccaggggtagttttatgactcctcttctgtaccatgaacctaaaatgacACTcaataagaacccgactgatctttttttGGCTTTTGGATATAATTGATTTGAGAACCGAATACGTCTTGACAATACCGTTCCATACAGGACataatttaacaaggctttcgttggggttatgagcatttccaggggtagttttatgactcctcttttgtaccatgaacctaaaatgacACTcaataagaacccgactgatctttttttGGCTTTTGGATATAATTGAAGAACCGaaagcgtctggcaataccgaaCCGTGTGATTACCATAATACTGATCATAAAAGATGCGAAGCGGGTGATGTTTCGTGAATTTCCTCATTTTTCGCGTGATACCGGTGTTGTTTTTTTATCAGtgaattttctcatttttcgcgtGATaccggtgttgttgttttttatcagtgaattttctcatttttcgcgtGATACCGGTGTTTTTTTcaggtttgtttattttttttaccggttttatacatttttagaatacaagccatttttttttttttaccggttTTATACAGTTTTAGAATACAAGCCATTTTGAAGAAgatccggcgccatatgacccagtgttgcggcgccaagacacgaCGAACCAATAAATATAATCATCGCGTTATAATACCAAAATACCACATAACGTTGAGTGTTTGAAGCGTGTCTATTGCTTTATTTACACAAccctccttgcgcaacaaatcctacgaagaaaggctttccactcttaacatgttctcttgagaaacgtcgcctccgaggaaaactgatcgaatgttttaaaatacttcatggtttcacgaatgtagacagatcaacattgtttatgatcgatgacactttgcgcacgaggaacaatggcgtgaaactcagatgtagacaagtaaattcagactgcatcaaatttttcttcactaacgttgtaatgcgaaaatggaataagctcccaccgtcagtggtccagtgtaacacgattgactccttcaaaaacaagctcgaccgtcatttccttcaacttaatttcaactagagttgaaatgcatcgttttggagccttctgattaatgtagaatcacttaggtttaaggacagaccacctagtctggaccatggggtctgtgtggtctgattttctatgtaaatctcataCCTCAATACATACCATGACAGGTTGGAAGCGTGGAAATTAACCCCTTGAACATTTTCCCCAGATGCCGAAGTCGGGAGCTCGTGGCGCGCACCATGGAGCCAATGATGAGACTGAACCAAAGATCAGCCCCTCAGTGACCTCACTGACACCCAACTCCCGTCTCCCGAGAATAACACCCAGCTGCACGTATTAGCCAGTGATATGATGGATGAGGTTGATTATGGAGTTTCTTTCATTATAGAGCATGCATATGTTAGTTACTTGTCTCCGTCTTACCAGTGTTAGCTCTTAGGAGGGAAATCATATCACTGTTAGGTTTGATTTTAGAAGTGTTAGatatacgtattttttttatttttttattatggaGAGTATGTTAGCCATCTCTATACCACTCTTGTTAGGttattagtagaagtagtgtcatttttttattattatagagAATGTTAGTAACTGTCTTCCATTCTTGTTAGCTCTCATATCACGGGTTGATATGTTACCACTCTTTGTTAGGTCTGATATTACGTGTAGAAGTATATTATGTCACTTGTTAGTTTTCTTAGTACAGGGGGAAAGACTAGCTGTACCATCCTTGTTAGTTTTCTTGGTACAGGGGGAAAGACTAGCTGTACCATCCTTGTTAGTTTTCTTGGTACAGGGGGAAAGACTAGCTGTACCATCCTTGTTAGTTTTCTTAGTACAGGGGGAAAGACTAGCTGTACCATCCTTGTTACCTCTGATATTATGGGGGAAGTATTATACCACTCTGCAAGGTCTGATATTATGTGTAGAAGTATATTTTGTCACGTGTTTGTTTTCTTAGTACAGGGAAAGACTGACTAGCTATACCATCCTTGTTAGCGCTCATATTACTAGGGGAAATACTCTCAaaccatttattttttctatatagtACTTTTTACACTACTTCAGTTAGCATTCTTTAAGGGGGAAATGCTTTAGTAACTTCTTTTTGTTCGGCATTCGTGATGGGGTCTTCTATTGTGTTTTGTGTCATGAC encodes the following:
- the LOC126996200 gene encoding uncharacterized protein LOC126996200 translates to MANYMACIPVLVVMVVCLVVVKFHNLSENLGMQMNEKKRLVAELDAFREKNLALDQRIRKEAEDRGSVEIKWRECVRESGKLRAQMTDTNNDLSYQVEELKRQLTVANSAVAVKEQEIVKVAEERKKYQDLYEKTDSKLNELHTANENLKKIADASATRAKELQAELLQARVQKPGVVVKREAGQVTEKAEEKKAEVTAREEPKKENSPAAETKPSEQPFPPSPPPSACGLAERTAEMTQ